The window GCGCCATGCAGGTAAGTCATTGGCTGACCACCTTCAGATGAATCGATAACTTCGCCGCTGGCAACATCAACAACTTTGTAGTGAATGGTTACGATTTTGTGTTGTGCAATGGTCATAAGGTGTTGTCCTTGTTGGGCCCGGCATCACCGGACTGAAATATAACCGCCTTGTCTGAACAAGGCGTTGTGGCGTTACGCAAAGGCGACCCGGATAAACCTGTACGACCGATCTCTACGAAAGCGCTCAGTATAACAACTGGCTATCTGAGTACCACCCCCTGCCGCGCACCGGATCCTGTCATCAGTAATAGTGCGTGCTGAAATGCCCGTCCTGTAACCAGCGGGCGTAGCGCCCGTTTACCGCCGCCAGCCCGCCGGGGTAGGCCTGATTAAAGAATTGTGACGGTATAAAGGGCGCACAGGGATGCTGCGCATAATGGCCCAGCGTCTGCCGCAACCAGCGCTTGCCATCGTCATGATCAATCAGAAAAAATACCATCGCTGCCGCACGGGCGTAATTCTCATCCTGCGCCATGCCGTTAAATTCCGCATGGCTGCGCCCGGCCAGCTCGCTGAAACCGGTCAGCCCCTGCGCGCTCAGCCGGTTAAAACCGGCGGCATCGGCTTTTATCTGGCCGACATTCATCTGCCACTGCAGACCTTCAAGGTATTGTGCCATGCCCTCGCTGAGCCAGATCGGTGTTGTGCCCAGCATGCCGGTCATCATCGCGTGGGTCATTTCATGGCGGGCAATACGCAGTGTCCATTCGTCACGCTGCTGGCGGGCCAGATACGCCTGATTATGGCCGCCACTGTAATACGCCATCCAGCCACTGTTTGCCCCCTGCTGCTGACGGAATTCATCAAAGGCGCTCTGACTGGCAAACAGCACCAGATTCAGATTGATCTGACGCCAGGCCTTCTGCGGGATAAAGCGCGTTAACACGCGGTAGAGTAAATCGGCTTCACGGCGCAGCTGAAATTCGAGCTGAGCATCACCGGCCCAGCCCGGATATTCCATCACCAGACGCACGCCCTGAGTTGCCGCGGCGTATTTTTTACTGAGATCTTCCGCGCCGTTCTGTTGTGGCCGATCACCAAAGTGAACCTTGCCTTCGCTGTCGGTCCAGCGATAGACCGCACCGCGTTCAACATCACGGATATCCTGCGTTGGCGGACGAACACATCCCGCGCCACCATGATTGCGGTAACCTGTTGGCATGCTGTCCGCCAAAGCTTTGGCCGGCGCGGTACCGGGTGAGGAAGCCGCAGGGGCTGTATCAGACCAAAACTTATCGCTGCCCGGAGCATGTTCGGAAGCAACACCCGGCCTCGTCGTCACAGAAGCCGTTGTATGTGCACTGAATAATTGCGGTAACAGCCAGCCGTTGGGTTTAATCGCCAGAGGCTGCGGACTTAAGCTCAGCCAGTGCTGACGCTGCTCAGGCGTGCTGTTCAGCCAGAACAGTTCCAGCGCGAGCGCTGCTATAAAGGTAACAAACAGCGTGGTCAGCATAATGCGCAGCAATGACTTCATGTCTCTTTTCTCCTGCGGCTTGTCAGCGTCTGTTAGGCGTTATAAACAGATCAGGCCGGTTATTCATTTTCCATAAAAGCACTGGCAGTTTTTTTATCCAGCGTACGCGCCTGAGCTTCGCCATCGAAACGGATTTTAATATAGCGCTCATCTTCCGCCAGTACGACCCCTGCCCCGAGTGTGTCATGGCGGATACGGCGCTGTTCTTCTGCGGCCGAATATTTGCGCTCGATAATATAATCCGCCGGCGCTTTGGGATAACCCGGTGCCGCCCGCCGTGCTGTACGCTCTGCCGAAGCAGGGGCAGAAGTATCCAGAGTAAAGTTCAGATGAATATCCAGCTGACGGCAATAATCCTGCAACCAGGATGCCGGGCTGCCATGGGGTATTTTTAACGCAACAGAATCCGATTTCGCTTCGATAGCGCGTGCAATATCAACGCTGCGTTCAACCATTAATTCCTGCTGAAAGCGGCTGCTCCAGTCGCGGGCGGAAGTTTGCCCGCCGCCGCGTTTCTGATCTTTAAACGGATCTGGCGCAATTAAATGCAGTTGCTGCTTGGCGCGGGTCATCGCCACATAGAGCAAACGCCGTTCGCTTTCTTCGCTGGCCGGGGTAGTGAATTCACCTTCGGGGGTATAAGGATAATAATGGGCATTTAAACCGGGAATAATCACCACCGGCCATTCCAGACCTTTGCTCTTATGTATCGAGGTTAAATGCACACCGCCTTTTTTCTCGCGGCTTTGCTGCAGACGCTGCGCTTTTAATTGCTGCAGATAGTCCAGCGCGTTGCGGCTGTTCTGTTCCGACTCACGCATAAAATGCACAAAGGCTTTAATGGTTTGCAGCCGGTCTTCAATCTGCTGCGCCGAAAATGCGCTGTCGGCAATACCATCTTCCAGACCCGACTGATCAATATACTGCTGTAATAACCGGTGCGCCGGCATCGCCACATGCTCAGCACTGGCCAGCACTTCAGCCCGGGCATCCAGCTGCTGGCGCTGCCATTTACTCATATCGTCCGGCACCGCCGCCTGCAATGCCTCGCCAAAATCGGCATCGGCCTGCGCCATGGTGCGGGCAATCTGTTCCAGTGTTGAGCGTTTAATCTTCGGGTATGGCGTAGTCAGTAACTGCAGCCAGGCATCGGTACGCTGCTCGGTATTACGCGCAGCAAAACGCCCGGCCGAGATTTCCAGTAAGATCCAGAAAATCTGCAACTCCCAGCGATCCAGTACCGACTGCGAATTATGCAGCTGATACGGAATGCCGGCCTGCAAAAGCCCCAGCTCAATCGGCGCGCATAGCGCCCATAAGCGGTTAATAACGGCGATGTTTTCCAGCGGCTGCTTTTCTGCCTCGCTTTTAATCAGGGTTAAAATCAGCGCCGGTTCATAACGGGCAAAATGCAGTTTGGCTTTGGTCTGTGGTGTGGACGGATGCGACAGGCACAGCACCGGCTCACGCTCTTTATTATGGGTAATCAGATGATTGGCCAGCAGCGATAACGCATGACCATAGCGAAAGGTGTGCGGTAATTGGTAAGTGCTGACCTGCTGCATCTGCTGATCAAACTTCTGCACAATAAATTCCGGCTTTGATCCACGGAATTCATAAATCGTCTGATCCGGATCACCGATTACCATCACCGAACCGCGACCACCGTACAGCACTTCCAGCAGGTGCTGCTGAATGGCATTAATATCCTGATATTCATCCACCAGAATCCACTGCATATGGCCGCCAAACTGTGCGGCGATTTCCGGCTGATAAATAAAGGCCATCACCGGATCGTACAGCATATCGGCATAACTGATGCGCCGTTGCTGACGGCGCCAGTCTTCAAACAGATCAAACAGGTCGATAAAGATTTTGCAGCTGTCGGGCAGTTCCAGCGCTTCAAACACCTCAGCCGGCGGCTGCAGGCCAGACTTCACCAGATCAATAAAGGCCAGTGCCGGTTCGACCCATTTTTTCCGCTGTGACAGAATTTCCTGACGGGTATCGTCATCCGCCAGCTGCTGCAGTAAACGCCAGACAATGGGCTCCATTTCGCCATCGGATAACGGCTTGCCCTGAAACGGCGGCAAGACACCCTGAGCAATTAAGCGCTGATAAATACGCAAGCCCAGCGAGTGAAAGGTACGTACCTCGGGCAACGCCTGACGAGGCAACAAGCGGCTTAACTTGGCCTCAAAATCCTCCCGTGCGGCGCGGTTGTACATCAGCACCAGTAATCGCCGCGGGCTTACCCCCTCACTCAGACGGGCAGCAATAAAGTGCGTCAGCGTGGTGGTTTTACCGGCACCCGCCACCGCCACCACTTTGGCATGACCCTGCTGATGCGCAATCACCTGTGCCTGCTGCGGTGTCAGCTGGGTTCGGCCGGACTGACCGTCGGGCGTATACACGGAGGATGTTGGAGTATGGGTCAAAGCGGGCACGGGCCTCTGGAGTTCAGTGACTGAATTCTAACAGATTGATGCTGACAGTGCCGTTCCGGGGAATAGCCCTTAAACCATCATGCAACACCCGATATGATAACAAACACCACACGGCATGAGCTGGCCATGCCCGCAGGACAAGGGAAGCGGCTTTCAGCCGCGATAACAGCGCAACGCCACCACCGTCATTACAGGAAGGAACTACAAACCAGATTCTGGTCGTTATTTGCCACTTGTAACCCTTTCTATCAATTATTGAACACGGCCCCGAACTTCAGTACTCTCAAGTCACAGCAGGGATGCCGCCAGACCGTTAATACAACAGTGTCAGAACGACCGACAATAACTCCCCTCCCCGCTTAGCACTCCGGATATAACACCACGCGACTCCTGCCCTGCGTATATAAGGACGGGCGGCAGCGTGTCTGAAAAAACAACACGATGAAGAAGCTGACCGGTCTATAACAAATAACCGAAACTTATGAAGCACAAAGCTTTTGGCCTGAAGCTTTACAAGACAGCCGTACTCTTACACCCGAAAGCACCTGAGGAATACTGGTAAATGAAGAAAATGATTCTCCTGTTGGCATTGACGCTCAGCGGATGTTCGTTCGGATATAACAGTTATGTCAGCGCAACAATGATAACAAACGACACATATCCACCATCAACGAACAACACAGAAGTCATATTCGAGGATAAACCCATTCATCGCGAGTACGATCAGATCGCATACCTTGAGGCAATCGGCCATGAGTCCTCACGTCTGCCAGAGTTGCTGTCATTACTGAAAGACAAAGCAAAATCCATAGGAGCTGACGCTGTTATTTTTATAAAAAAGAGACGCCAAACCAGATCTTCTGGTGACCTGATCATTGATACCATGAGCTTGGCCGCCGGAGAGAGGATTGATAACGATGAGTACGAAGCTCCGGTATTAACCGGTATCGCTATCAGATATAAAAACGAACCGGAAACGGTCAACAACGCTATTCGTTCAGGAGCAGGCACAGGTAGCCAATGAAAAAGACCAGCGATATAGAAAGACGATGAGTGTGATCACTTCGAAAACAATAAAATAGCGACTGGAGTATCAGTGGCAGTCATTATCCTCTTTCTTGCGCACCCTTTTCTGGCAGCCGGGCTCAGGTTTGAGATAAATAACCGCTGGATAAGCCGGGCCTATGAGAACACCGCACAACCCATTATTGATAGCATTCCAGACAATGGATTTTATAAGCACAACTACACTGGCTATCTGGTGTGGCTATGCGGGCAATATTCTGAAAAATGCACCGTTACCCCAGCCCCTGACATGCACCTCAATATTGACTGAGAACTTACCGCGATTCACTATAAGCGCTTAAGCTGACGATTGGCATCCAATGAGACTTTCGACAGAAGATTGCAGAGTGATCAAGGCTGCCGGATAAGCAGCCTGAATTTTTAAGAAATAAACACCATAAAACACGGAGTGAAAATGAAATTACCTTATCTGATACTGTTGTTTTCTCTTACAGTCCCATCCCTGGTTTCAGCTGATCCGGCCTCTGAAAAGGAAGCCACAAAGCTACTGGACTCCATGAAAATGGACAGCATGCTTGAACAATCAATGTCCCAGATGCTTAATCTTCAGATTCAGCAGAACCCTGCTCTCGGGCCGTACAAAGCGGTTATGCTGGAATTCCTCGGAAAACATATGAGCTATGAGAGTCTGAAAGACGATCTGGTAAAAATGTATGCAGAAGCCTTTACTGCTGCTGAGCTGATAAAAATCAATGAATTCTACTCTACCGATGTGGGTCAGAAGGCAATTGAAAAAATGCCGGAACTGATGACCAAGGGTGGAATGATCGGTGCTTCCCGGGTTCAGGAAAACCTTGGCGAGCTGCAGGATATGATTAAAGCTGAGGCCGAGCGACTGCAAGCACAGAAGTAAGCATGCAGGCTGTTACTCCCATAAAGCATTCTGAACCGGAAGGATTGCAGACAACCCGCCAACGGATCTGATCCGTTAAGTCTTAATAAGAAACGGGGAATTTTGTCTCAATTCCGGAATAAAAAAACGGGCCTCATCTGAGGCCCGTTTTTGTTTCAGGCGGCGTTAACAGCAGCCGCTGTTGGCACAGGTTTTATCCCTGTGCCGGGCGGCGTGAGCGGCGCGGTGCGTTGCCTGCCGGACGGCTGTTACCGCCATTGCTATTGCCAGTGTTATTACCGCTGCTGCCGGATGAACGGCGCTGTTCACCCTGCTTTTGCTCACCCTGTTTCTGAGCTGAGCCAGAACGACCAGAACCGGAACGGCTGGCGTTGCCGCCATTTCCATTTGAACGACCGCTACCGGCCGGACGCGGAGCGCGTGGCTCGCGGTCAAAGGTGTCTTTAAAGCCTTTCGGCTGTTTGGCTTTTTTCGGTTTACGCGGGGCTTTCGGGCGCGATACCGGCAGTGGGGTATTGGGTTCAAAACCTTCCTGCACACGGCGTTCAATGCTTTTGCCGATTAAGCCTTCAATACCTTCGAGGTCTTCCAGTTCTTCAGCACACACCAGGGCAATAGCTTCACCACTGGCACCGGCACGTCCGGTACGGCCAATACGGTGTACGTAGTCGGCGGCAACGTTAGGCAACTCGAAGTTAATAACGTGCGGTAATTGTTCGATATCCAGACCACGGGCGGCAATATCGGTCGCCACTAATACGGCAATATCACCGCTTTTAAATTCGGCCAGTGCACGGGTACGGGCACCCTGACTTTTATTGCCGTGAATGGCAGCGGCAGTAATACCACGATCCTGCAGGTGCGTGGTTAAACGGTTAGCGCCGTGTTTGGTGCGGGTAAATACCAGTACCTGTTTCCAGCCGTGTTGTTTCAGCAGGTGGCTGAGCACTTCCGGTTTGCGTTTTTTATCGACCGGAATCAGCCACTGCTCAACGGTGTGGGCGGTGCTGTTACGCGGGCTGACGTCAATTTCTACCGGATCGTTTACCAGGCCTTTGGCCAGGGTGCGGATCTCGTTAGAGAAGGTGGCCGAGAACATCAGGTTCTGGCGGTTTTTCGGCAGCAGCGCGAGGATTTTTTTGATGTCGTGAATAAAGCCCATATCGAGCATACGGTCGGCTTCGTCCAGCACCAGAAATTCTACTTCGTCAAAACGAATGGCTTTCTGCTGATAAAGGTCGAGTAAACGACCCGGACAAGCCACCAGCACGTCCACGCCACGGCGCAGGGCAATCATTTGCGGATTAATACTGACCCCGCCGAATACAACGGCAGAGCGGATATTCAGGTATTTGCTGTAATCAGCAACGTTTTCACCTACCTGAGCAGCCAGCTCACGGGTGGGTGTTAATACCAGCGCGCGGCAGCGGTTGGCGCCGGCGCGTTCGCCCTGCTGCAGTTTGTGCAGCATTGGCAGGGTAAAACCGGCGGTTTTACCCGTGCCGGTCTGGGCGGCGGCCATTACATCGCGGCCAGCCAGTACGGCAGGAATAGCCTGGGCCTGTACCGGAGATGGCGTGGTGTAACCCTGATCAGCAACAGCTTTCAGGATGGCATCGGCTAAGCCGAGTTCGGAAAATTGGGTCATGAGTGCGTGATCTGCTCTGAGAGCTGACATTGCAAGGAGAAATGGCGCGGTGTCAGCAGCCGCGTCCATCCGGGCGGTCGCCCGGCAAGGCAGGTAACAGGTGCATATCCTGCCTTTGAGAGGGGGCGGACTGTACTGGAATTAACAGAGTGAGTCCAGAACAGCCCCGTATAGAAATGTAGCGCTGCGTAATATCCGCCGTCTGTCAGTCATGGTTATCCGCCGCGACAGCGCTATGGAAATTCCGTAACGGGCGGAACACAAAAAACAGCAGAATCAGAGGCATCGATAACAACCAGACGGCGGCGATGATTAAGACCGACCACCATATTTCGCGACTGCTGGCGGCAAACAAGCGTTCTTCTGAAATAACAAAAGCAAGATGTTCACGCGGACTTTGAAAATGGTCAAAAGAGGAAGCGAAAATATAGTGTTCGCGGCCATTAATATGGGTTTTTTCCAGCCGGTTCTGCGACGTACTGTTATGCGCCATGGTAATCAGCTGCTCATAAGGGACAACAGCGGGCATAATTTTGCGCTCATTTTCGTCAGCCGCCAGCCATTTCTCCTGTAAAAACGCCCGTGCCTCAGGTGTGATTGAGGCGAGCACCTGATCCAGTATCGCGGCCAGAGGGGCAAGTTCGTCCTGTAATAACAGTTTCAGTCCCTGCGGTAAAAGCCCGGTACCGGTAACCTGCTTACTGAAACGCAGATCGCCGATAAAATACTGATCAGCGGTATTACGCAGAATCAGTTCCATATCCAGCGCGGCATCTGCCCTGCCCTGTTTTACCGCTTCCAGTGCTTCCCGCGTGTTGGTAGTACTCAGCAGGGTTATCTGCGGATAATTACTGCGGATTACCTGGGCGACGCTCCAGCCGGCAGGAATGGCCAGTATTTTGCCGTTTAACTGTTGCAGGTCCTGAATTGCCGCATCCTGTGCACGCTGGGCCAGAGCATAGGGTAATTGCAGAAATGCCTGGGTCATAACACCGGGCAACGCTTGACGGCTTAATACCGGTTGCAGAATATCCAGCTCTTTGCGACGGAATAACTCCATTAATTCAGGCCAGGCATAACCGTTTACAAACTCAATATTCAGGCCGGTCATTTGCGCAATAAGACGTAATAAATCAATGCTGTAACCGCGCGGCTCAGCTGATACAGCAAAATCAATCGGCGGCCAGTCGGTTTCATTGGAAATCCGTAAACGGCCAAGACTTTTTATGTAGTTTTCCTGTGCTTCACTGAGTGCAAAAGGCCCGGTGTCCGGTAAGCGGTCTTCATTCCATACACTGGAATTACTGGCAATAATTTCACCGCTTTGCTGATAAAGATAAATTTCTCCATCCAGGCTCAGAGGCTGACTGCGCAGATGAGCGGCGAGTGTCGAAAAAGCAATATCAACAGCCAGTACCGCTTTTCCTCCGGCTACACGTATGCTGTAGCTTTGCCCCGGCGCCTGCAGGTGCTGAAATAAATAAGGCTGTGTTTTGTGGACTGTGCCACTTTGCGCACTGGTGAACCACAGCCGCTGACTGGCGTTGTAATCGCTGATTTCTTCCCGGGCAAAGGTCTGTTGCATCTGCCCGTCATAAAACTCAAAACGGCGGCGCCGCTGATCTCCCTTACCTCTAACGCTGATCACCACCCAGCGGTCGGCCGGAGCGGCTTTCAGATGACGGCGTACAGCCTCGCTGCTGTTAAGGTTCACCAGCTCAAATACATCGCCATTGTTAAAACCGATATATACGGCATACATCACCGGATTATTGCGCATCACTTCAGCAAATAATGGCAAGGTCGCCGGATTTACCCAGTCCCCTGCCACCAACTGGGGATACTGGGCCAGCACGCGGGCAGTCTGAGCCGCATTGTTATCGAGGTTTTTGAGGTAATCGCGGGTAGCGCTTGCGGTCTGCTGGTAGCGCGCCATGGCCGAATCAAGCGCCATGGCGCGGCTGAAATAATAATGCAGGCCCAGAGCAACGGCAGCAGTGACCAGTGTGACCAGTATCACCGCCACCACAAGGCGGAACTGCAGTGACGCTTCCGTCTCTGGCAAAGGGGTATCCGTTTTATCCTGCTGCGTCATCTGTGCCTCCCTGCGCTGCCGCTGAGCATCGGTTATGTGTTATTCAGCATAAACCAATCATACATTTCTGCCGCTCAGATCAGCTCGCTGTCGAGTTCCCGTGTCAGGACAGCCTTTACTTTCTCCCTTAACACCTCGGCGGCTTCACGTCCTTCAATGCCTTCGGCCAGTTTGATTTTTTTACCATCGGCCTCAACCGACAAAGAAAAATACTCGGTTTTAGCACCGTTCTGGTTCGTCGAAGACATGCCCATATCCAGAGTCAGCGGGCTGGCAGCACTCACTGCAGCGCTACGCTGATACAGGGCGACACCAAACAATCGCCGTACGATACGAACCCGGCCAGGCTCAATATCGGTTTCCAGCGCCCGCCCTAACCAGAATACGCCAAACCAGGTAACCAGCAGGCCAACCAGTAAAAAGACAGGTCCCATCAGCCACAGCATCAGCTCTCCCTGCATCGCCATATACAGCAGAAAGACGCCAACCCCGTCAAACACCAGGCCAAACAGCAAAAGTCCCAGCGCCATACCGGTATGCCGTCCGGCAGCACTTTCCAGATGCATGCCACTGCCTGCGGCTGTCATGGCAATCTGTGCAGCAGCGCTGGCACTTGCTTCTTCACGCTGCTGCTGATGCCAGGCTTCCTGCTCTTCTGCCGGCATCTGAAATGACGATGTCTGCTGACCCTTTTCTACCGGAATGCTCCAGCTGCGTTC of the Thalassolituus hydrocarboniclasticus genome contains:
- a CDS encoding DUF4124 domain-containing protein encodes the protein MKSLLRIMLTTLFVTFIAALALELFWLNSTPEQRQHWLSLSPQPLAIKPNGWLLPQLFSAHTTASVTTRPGVASEHAPGSDKFWSDTAPAASSPGTAPAKALADSMPTGYRNHGGAGCVRPPTQDIRDVERGAVYRWTDSEGKVHFGDRPQQNGAEDLSKKYAAATQGVRLVMEYPGWAGDAQLEFQLRREADLLYRVLTRFIPQKAWRQINLNLVLFASQSAFDEFRQQQGANSGWMAYYSGGHNQAYLARQQRDEWTLRIARHEMTHAMMTGMLGTTPIWLSEGMAQYLEGLQWQMNVGQIKADAAGFNRLSAQGLTGFSELAGRSHAEFNGMAQDENYARAAAMVFFLIDHDDGKRWLRQTLGHYAQHPCAPFIPSQFFNQAYPGGLAAVNGRYARWLQDGHFSTHYY
- a CDS encoding ATP-dependent helicase, translated to MPALTHTPTSSVYTPDGQSGRTQLTPQQAQVIAHQQGHAKVVAVAGAGKTTTLTHFIAARLSEGVSPRRLLVLMYNRAAREDFEAKLSRLLPRQALPEVRTFHSLGLRIYQRLIAQGVLPPFQGKPLSDGEMEPIVWRLLQQLADDDTRQEILSQRKKWVEPALAFIDLVKSGLQPPAEVFEALELPDSCKIFIDLFDLFEDWRRQQRRISYADMLYDPVMAFIYQPEIAAQFGGHMQWILVDEYQDINAIQQHLLEVLYGGRGSVMVIGDPDQTIYEFRGSKPEFIVQKFDQQMQQVSTYQLPHTFRYGHALSLLANHLITHNKEREPVLCLSHPSTPQTKAKLHFARYEPALILTLIKSEAEKQPLENIAVINRLWALCAPIELGLLQAGIPYQLHNSQSVLDRWELQIFWILLEISAGRFAARNTEQRTDAWLQLLTTPYPKIKRSTLEQIARTMAQADADFGEALQAAVPDDMSKWQRQQLDARAEVLASAEHVAMPAHRLLQQYIDQSGLEDGIADSAFSAQQIEDRLQTIKAFVHFMRESEQNSRNALDYLQQLKAQRLQQSREKKGGVHLTSIHKSKGLEWPVVIIPGLNAHYYPYTPEGEFTTPASEESERRLLYVAMTRAKQQLHLIAPDPFKDQKRGGGQTSARDWSSRFQQELMVERSVDIARAIEAKSDSVALKIPHGSPASWLQDYCRQLDIHLNFTLDTSAPASAERTARRAAPGYPKAPADYIIERKYSAAEEQRRIRHDTLGAGVVLAEDERYIKIRFDGEAQARTLDKKTASAFMENE
- a CDS encoding DUF2059 domain-containing protein, coding for MSQMLNLQIQQNPALGPYKAVMLEFLGKHMSYESLKDDLVKMYAEAFTAAELIKINEFYSTDVGQKAIEKMPELMTKGGMIGASRVQENLGELQDMIKAEAERLQAQK
- a CDS encoding DEAD/DEAH box helicase; protein product: MTQFSELGLADAILKAVADQGYTTPSPVQAQAIPAVLAGRDVMAAAQTGTGKTAGFTLPMLHKLQQGERAGANRCRALVLTPTRELAAQVGENVADYSKYLNIRSAVVFGGVSINPQMIALRRGVDVLVACPGRLLDLYQQKAIRFDEVEFLVLDEADRMLDMGFIHDIKKILALLPKNRQNLMFSATFSNEIRTLAKGLVNDPVEIDVSPRNSTAHTVEQWLIPVDKKRKPEVLSHLLKQHGWKQVLVFTRTKHGANRLTTHLQDRGITAAAIHGNKSQGARTRALAEFKSGDIAVLVATDIAARGLDIEQLPHVINFELPNVAADYVHRIGRTGRAGASGEAIALVCAEELEDLEGIEGLIGKSIERRVQEGFEPNTPLPVSRPKAPRKPKKAKQPKGFKDTFDREPRAPRPAGSGRSNGNGGNASRSGSGRSGSAQKQGEQKQGEQRRSSGSSGNNTGNSNGGNSRPAGNAPRRSRRPAQG
- a CDS encoding transporter substrate-binding domain-containing protein, producing MTQQDKTDTPLPETEASLQFRLVVAVILVTLVTAAVALGLHYYFSRAMALDSAMARYQQTASATRDYLKNLDNNAAQTARVLAQYPQLVAGDWVNPATLPLFAEVMRNNPVMYAVYIGFNNGDVFELVNLNSSEAVRRHLKAAPADRWVVISVRGKGDQRRRRFEFYDGQMQQTFAREEISDYNASQRLWFTSAQSGTVHKTQPYLFQHLQAPGQSYSIRVAGGKAVLAVDIAFSTLAAHLRSQPLSLDGEIYLYQQSGEIIASNSSVWNEDRLPDTGPFALSEAQENYIKSLGRLRISNETDWPPIDFAVSAEPRGYSIDLLRLIAQMTGLNIEFVNGYAWPELMELFRRKELDILQPVLSRQALPGVMTQAFLQLPYALAQRAQDAAIQDLQQLNGKILAIPAGWSVAQVIRSNYPQITLLSTTNTREALEAVKQGRADAALDMELILRNTADQYFIGDLRFSKQVTGTGLLPQGLKLLLQDELAPLAAILDQVLASITPEARAFLQEKWLAADENERKIMPAVVPYEQLITMAHNSTSQNRLEKTHINGREHYIFASSFDHFQSPREHLAFVISEERLFAASSREIWWSVLIIAAVWLLSMPLILLFFVFRPLRNFHSAVAADNHD